AAAACATTTCTGGAGAAGTAACTGCCATTCAAATTAAAAAATGGAATTCTTTCAAAACAAATATTTTGGGTGGCATTGAATATTATCACAACCTTTTCTCTTCTACTTTTTACTTTAAAACGGATGAAAAGAAAATTAAAGACCAATTCGATTTTTATAAAACAGAATTAAATGCCATTCAAATTCCTACGCTGGAATTAGTATAAGCTAAACCGCCGATTTAGAAATTCTAAATCGGCGGTTTTATTTTATAGAAATTAAACTCTATTCTTTCTTTTTGTTTTTACTGTCAATAACAGCACCTGTTCCTGTTCCTAAAGCAGCACCGGCTAATCCACCAATAATAGCACCTTCGCCTTTTTTCTTACTCACAATTGCTCCGGTTGCAGCTCCTACTCCAGCACCAATTACAGCACCTTTAGCAGTTGCACTCCATCCTTTCTTTTTAGTCGTCGTTGTGGTAGTTGTAGTTTGCCCATTTGCTGGCTGTTGTACCACAACCACTTTTTGAGATTCAACTTTCTGCTCTTCTTTTATCTTCGCCATTTCAGTCTTCATTGAATCGATAACACGTTGTTTGTTAATTTCAACTTTCATGGAATCAATACTGGCTTGTTTGGCTTTGTTTACATCTTCTTTACTTTGATGCTGACATGAAGTAAAAATTATCGCTGCTAATAAAATATATAAGCCTTTCATGATTGTAGTGATTTAAAATTATACACTACAAAATACGGAATATCTGCTATAATAGTTATTACAGAATTCTTTTGAAAATTTATAAGATTAGAAGATTTTGTATTGTTTCTCGAAGAATTTTTACTGAAAGTTTAAATGATTTAATCTCGCAGAGGCGCAGAGGGGCAAAGTTTATTCTCATTTTTGTGGTTAAAGAT
This portion of the Flavobacterium panacagri genome encodes:
- a CDS encoding YMGG-like glycine zipper-containing protein, which produces MKGLYILLAAIIFTSCQHQSKEDVNKAKQASIDSMKVEINKQRVIDSMKTEMAKIKEEQKVESQKVVVVQQPANGQTTTTTTTTKKKGWSATAKGAVIGAGVGAATGAIVSKKKGEGAIIGGLAGAALGTGTGAVIDSKNKKKE